From the genome of Diorhabda carinulata isolate Delta chromosome 2, icDioCari1.1, whole genome shotgun sequence:
GTTTTAGAGGTTTTGGTAAAGTAATAGTTTAAAGATCGTACtttaatatttagattataataGATTTTGCAATGTTACTCCCACCCCCTTGTCCAATACTGTCATACTTCTTCGACCCCCTTCCACCCCCTTAACCTAATTTATGGATGGCCTCTTAGTGACAGTAGCATATTTCCGCAAATATGAGGCACAACTCCTTTCTTTAACCGTAGTGTTACTTTTTTTATCTTGTTTCATAATCTTATGTTGTACATAATTTTCTGTGTCTTCCTTGACCggaaataaattcattcatgaGTTAGTATTGTCCAGATAGAAAGATAAAAGTTGTACCTTAAGAAACCTACCTGTTACCTTTGTTAGTCATGTTAGGTTCCTATCGACAAATAGCATTACTCACATTAAAATGATGTTCACAACAATGCAAACATGATTTTGAAGATacttcatcaattttcataactTTACACCATTGCATTCTTGTTTTCACTTGTTTCGAAACTTTAAAAAACACTTTATCAGGTGTTCTTCTAATAGAGTTTTTACACTTTGGCAAAATATTTGGCGTAAAACCTGTATAAAGTAACAGTCACACTTAAACAAATACTGGACGTGGCAAGTGACGTTATCCGAtactttaaatattaaatattatattatttaatattattttgactttttcaaccaaatatatattttctatcgtGTTATAACTATCTAAAGaatgaaaacatataaaaaacaaatacatgCATATTCCTCGGTATCGGAATTGTTTATGGTAATTATTCATTTTAGGTGAATGGATTCCATGAATCGAAAAACCCCGACTATCCCATCAGAATCTGTTCAACAACCAACAACTCGATTAATGCTAAATACGTTTTAACATGCGGAGGATTACAATCTGATCGATTAGCAGTTATGTCTGGTTGTtctaaaaatccaaaaattgtgCCTTTCCGAGGAGAATATCTTGTGCTTAGGTACGAAAAAGCACGTCTCATCAAAACCAACGTGTATCCAGTACCAGATCCGAGGTTTCCCTTTTTAGGAGTTCACGTAACTCCAAGAATGGATGGAAGCGTTTGGTTAGGACCAAACGCCGTACTAGCGTTCCGAAGAGAAGGTTACAagttagtaattttttatttatttttagtagcCGGTCCGGTAGCGATGAACGGTAACAGTAacgaaaactatttttcttattctctTTGTCGTACATTATCCATTCACGAATGTAATAGATGAATCATTCGATGCATAAACTtgtttgaatattataatttatcaaatctTTTTTGGTTCCAAGAATTCGACTAACGTATTATTATGAAGAGTCTCACTAGAAAGCcattaaattataaacatattacaaacaattgataaatagtaaaaataatataaacgtTGCTAAGTGGTGCACAACTATGACTAAATGATTTAGCACAGAGTTGCAATATTTTTGTGCCATGCCTCACCTTAGCCTTTAAAACTCTTCTGATTCTCCCCCATGTAGCATACATAATATTTCGTTATAACGTTAAGTACCCCAACAGGAGactcttccaatatcaattacagaagacagttatgcgaggaacaatcaatttcataaataagCACGGCACtcatatcaaattgaaaaatgaaaaatattgtttactccccgtataaaaatacggtaaacatctaacaaaccgtcagtccatgTGGACTCAttatctccactgtttaccaatgaaaacatcgaatcgtaaacatgaATGCATTtatattggccgaagctgtcggaaggcgtatgtacccAATTTCCTTGAAATATTCCAGCTAGACAATCTGCGATAAGCTGTGGCGTGGCTTGGTGCGAGCGAAATTGATTTGGGGACATTTCTTTAACTATAGATGAAGTATGAATGTATGACAGATTACTCCATCtggctcaatttttttttgtttattcctaTTTACCGGGTAATTGAGGGGCGGACTTGTACTGAGAATAACAACTAAGAAAAATACACTttgcgagtgcacgaaaattacagaatatcTAGAGTCTAGCATTACtgacattttagaaaaaaaaataaatgaaactctATTTTACTCACTACCTTTTAAGGATAATATCTCGGAAAGAGATGGGCTGAGGCAATTTTGTTATAGGCAAGACCCATCTCAATTTCATAAAAGCAATGatctgaattttgtcgcatgaatttataTTCATATGTTTTATTTCAGGTGGTCAGACATCCATCTCGGGGAATTACTAGAAACAATTACGTATCCAGGATTTATAAAACTAGGTTTTAAATATCTAATCCCCGGAGCTATGGAGATGATAAAGTCTCGTATTGTTAGCTTGCAACTTAGAGACGTACAAAAATTTCTGCCGACCGTGACAAAAggtgatatagaaaaaaaaattacacctGCAGGAGTGAGAGCGCAAGCTTTAGATGGAAAAGGTATATAAATATGCAAGTTACTTtccgaatttatttttaaaatatatatttcaatatgtcTTGCGCACAAAGAAAATATAACGTAGAAAAACATCTATATAGATATAAAGTACATTAAATGTGTCTAACTTTCatttaacaacaataaataaacGCTTCAATCACTCCTCTTTGTCGTTTTGACAAATGAACAGTTGACAGGGCGCTTCGTCTGTGTCGCATCGGCGCCTGTCTCTCACCAGAACATACCCTAAAAAGAAATCCAAACTTAGTTATTAAGGTCGATCCGCACATATCCGTGCCGTAGCGTGACGTGAGGTGCCGTACCTTGATCTTCAGTGGAAAATATCGCCTGACGAAATTCTTAGTAAACTAAAGGGGAAAATACGGCAACGTGACTCTCCGCCAATCTCAGTGCCCTTCCGGTATCCGCCGTGAAAATAAGAAATACGTTCTCGCcgatattttcagttttaatacATTCCATGCACAATCCAAATACTGAAGCCATGAGCttcagctgactgttgtgcctttggacgcttcggacgtagTTCACCGGTGACAGTCCAATCAAATgataatcgttttgattccggaatgaagtgatggatccatgtttcatccattgtcacatatcgacgcaaaaaatttgattaattacgTGTAAATATGGTCAAACAGTGCTCCGAATCATCAAaatgttgttgtttttgatcaacTTTTAGTAAGCGTGGCACCcactttaaaaaaagctttcttatagttaaatgttcatgcataattgtaaacacactgccttctgatatctttacggtcTCAGATACTTTACGCAAtatcaatttacgattagatataaccaatttgtggacttttttgatggtTTCTGGAATAACTATACCCATTGAACGACCAGAAccttcaccatcatcggtgtctgtacgaccatgTTTAATTACAGCAAACCGATAACAAATTATTCTTTTCGATAGAGGATAATCCGAATAACaattttgaagtaaattatttttttcatcaagaagcaatgataaattaacacacaaaatccattgttttgaaaataacaaaagtagcttcattttttgcgaaatgtcatgaaattttttcaagttagtaatttataaacgtcatatggatttgacaacgGCAtcgccatctatgtgtcagtcacacgacttattgagtgatgtaatatgCTGAAAAAATGTTGAACGATAGCCACAAATGATGCGAATGATGTCATTCCTGAAGTTCCTCGCAAGGTATAACAAGAAGGCAACCAATTGCTTAAAGATTTAAATATACAGACTTAGGTTTTCGTTCTAATGACGATTTCGAAACTTCGAcaaagtgttttttatttttatatttatatatttacaaatatgttGAATTGTAATAATACAATACAGCTTAATACAGTATTCACAGACGTAATTTATGACAATCCAGAGACCAAAGAAAAGCCAAAGCGTGGTTAGAACTTCTACAAAAGTTAATATGTGACTATACTTTTCTCGAAAAATGAAGGCGGGGTTAGGTGGACAATTCTTCACTACCAACGAAGTTTCAAATCAGTCAGTCAAGGACCTGTCTGAGCTCATTGGTGGTAGACGTCTTTGCAGAGGATATAGAAAAGCTAGTTTCTCGTTGCGATAAATACTTCAAACGTTATGGTGACttagtagaaaaataaatgactGTTAAATCTTTTGATAATAAAGTCAATTGTTATATCATCACGTCTTAGATATGGGCCCCATATGCCCGATGATAACAGTTACTTGCCCTCACTGGCATAACAAAGTTTCCATTTTCCTATTTCTTAGGAGAGATAGCAAATTACTTTTCAGTCTTCTTGTACTTACGGTAGAATAGCTATAATTATAGATAACATAATTAGTATTCCTTTTTCAATTCAGTAATAATTGTTACAGGTAATTTGGTAGATGATTTTGTTTTCGATAAAAACACTTCTGGAGGTCCTACTGCGAGCCGTATCCTTCATTGTCGAAATGCGCCTAGTCCTGGAGCTACGAGTTCATTAGCAATTGCAAAAATGATCGCCGAACGATGTGAAACTGAATTCAATCTGAAAGAACtgatttcaaaatgaaattataaatctaCTAGAGCTACGGGCAATTGTGATTAATAactaaagaaatatatttatttttaaatatacgaaTTAAACcctttttgttattgaatgtgtAATAATTTACTTAGTAGAAATTCCTTGGCTACTCCTTTGACCTAATAAAACATTAACCATAagaataaaacatatttcaaagTGAAAAGACGATAAAGAGAACAATAGAAGGAAATTGAGCGATGAGACTTGTAACCTAGAGTTATATAAGGCAACATTAGAAGCACGCTACTTAGGGAAGGGAAAGGGGTAGAAAAGTAAACATACCATCAATGTTTAGTACGAGTTTGAACAAGTTAGTTctaaaaatggatgaaattaattttcctcCAGACTTGGACAGTGCAATAGAAACTGTTAAAAACTTCATCAGGTATTCGGAGATATTGTTTTGTCAAGAGACTATGAGATTTGGTGACTTAAGACAATTTCAGAAGAACAAGAGTCCATGAAAGTGAAACCAAACTGTGGAATGCCTTAAACTGTAAGAACCGATAAAAATGTTGACAGAATCCAAGAAGTTGCCTATTCAAATAAGTCAGGTGATGATCACAATGATTTGGGAACAGTTGGTTTTGAGTCACTTCACCGTCGATCATCATCAATGAAGTGGCGATTAGAAAGATTTGAGCCAATAAATACATTCCTTTGGCTCCTTAACCTCCTTACACATGAAGTGGGCTCTCCAGATTTTTTTCCTCTTCCCGAAATGGAAAAACAGTTTTCGAGTTCCAGTAATGCTATGAGGAGTGGAAGAACCGTATCAAATGCTGCGTGGTTTCCCAAAGTAATTACTTTCAAGAAGATAGTATTCAATTGTAAACCTAGCgtaataaaactaatttaaaaaatgagtaTTATCACTTAACTTTCACGCCATCTGAATAAGTAACAATTACTCTCTAGTAAACAATTCAACTTCAATAAGTGATGGCGCTAATACGCTCATCATATTTACTTTCTCAAAGAGGTACTGCATCTTTATgacctcgtataaaatttcaagtaaatcgATCATCTTATTCGTATATActcatttgttaaaaattgaagCTTCGTAGCATTTTGTACGATAAAAAAACTTGCctattatacaataataaaattctttagtTTTGTAAAGTGTAGCACCAATACATTCAcgaattattgtgaaaattgtatgagtattcttcaaatttcatttaaacagTGGAAAGATGAGATGCGTTCATACAAGCCTTAAATATGATCCAGTGAGGAAGTCCAAAAAATGCATCAACACCAACAACAAAACATGATAGTACAAAATTATCGATTAGCAGGAAAATATTCAGTAGAAGGGCATCAACAGTGTgggaaatattttgtataagtGCTACTTTCCTAAAGCATTTAGAGCGTTTTAGAAAGTATAAAGAGGTTTTTGTAGTAGACTCTATTACCCTGATCCTAAATCCAAACAAAAGCCTGCGGCTTGGTGTGGAATGGGTACTTAGGCTCCAGAGCGAGAAGGATCCATGAATTTTGCAAAAAGATGTTAGTATCAAGTTTTTGGGATGCAAAAGGAATTTTGCTTCTAGATACCATACAACCAGATAACGTGGAGTTTATCGTAATCTTTTGGATCAACTACATTTATAAATTCGTGACTAAaggataagaaaaatattatctttCATCAACGCACCTTCTTACACAGCTCAAAAAACGTcctgaaaatcaatttattaactTAAAAATATTGCATCATCCATTCTATTCGACAGACTGTATTCCCTTAGACTTCTGGCTGTTTTTACATTTCATTAATTCATACGTGGAGACGTCCATCGAGTGAAGAGTGCAAACGTACTTCAGCAGACCTCAAGGCTTTCATATCAGGAGTATTGTCTATTAATTGGAGCATCACTGGAATAAGTGCAAAAAAAgagaatgaagaaaattattgagCAAACCGTACACTTGTCAAAGTAAGAGACATATTGCCAGAAGAACAGGCGATCAAGATCAAGAGCActgataaataattcataattattctaatttcaaattttattattgtaattttcattataatacgTTGTAATGTGATTAAGAAACGGAATGTTTGGATAcaacattataatatttttgtacttataaaataatatattaatgtaATGAACTTGTACTATTATGTTCGTTTCTCTGTAACTTCAATGCCACTGTTGCTCCTTCTGTATAATTCCACGAAGCCGCAGTTTGATATGCGTTACAGGAAGATCCCATAGCTGAAAATATGCATTTGTTAATGCTGAACTTTTCTGTCAATggaaagattttgaaaatatcagttCAAAGTAACCTTTTGGTTTGAGTATAACTTTGAGAAATGTCTTATTAATAATCTATAGCGAAGGTCCTTCTTTTCAATAACAGTAAATTTTGAGAGTTGCTTAAAAAAAATGCAGATGGACAATTTTAATGACAATTTAGTCGAgaaaaagtgaatttaaaaTGGTACCTGATTTCGTGAAGTCTCTTTCTTTCTGTGTCCtaatcttttcaaaattatactaatCATTCTTTGAGAATAAAGCGTTAACGAAAGTAATTATAACACGTAAAATGGAggataatgataaataattgatatatgtATTAGTTATGGAgtgtagaggtaaggagaaccatctcGGTGTATCGAAAAGTGTCTGTTGAGAGAAAGCAAATTAAGGTGGCGCTATAGTAGCAAGtggaagaattttaaaaagagCGTCACAAACTACTAGAGTAGgatagtaaattaaattttttttgaaagtcataactatttcaaagaaactattaatatacaaattcatacgaaaattgtacataaaatatataactgctAAATTCAAATCATTTCCACTTGCTACACTAGCGCTATTTTGGCGAGTcttcttattataatttgctgtttacagctggacactttttcaactaATCCCCCATACAAGACGGTAGTATAATATTGAaacttgtttttgtttttattaaaataatttaatattatgaatTACCTTGggatatcaaaatattgttttgatcaattttttcatacacCCAGCAACGATATTGATATATTGGATCAAATTCGTCAAacgttaataaaaatgattttttattttcttcccAATTTGCTATACACTTAAACACATAATCTGGTttatctaaaaaacaaaaaaactttcaaaatcagtttcttttttgttaaatgaagttcaaaaaaattttaaactcaaATTCAATAACTTGTTGCGGCCATCTTGATTAAATTTTAGTATCATTCGATCAGTTGAATTTGACCTGGACTTAAAGTCGCACTCCTCTTGATCTACATAATTAACAATGTGGTAGATAAATTTGACAATTCTATGATATAGAGGATAAGACAACAGATTTCCAAATACGATCTATTTTTACActcaaaaaaggaaattttctgttaaaagacatattttacaatgttataaactaaaataattctTCACTCAGTACATGACAAATACGTTCTTTGATATGCAGAGAGCCTCTTCTATATTTCTAACCTTAACGTGATGGTCGTCTAGTAACATTTGATGAACGCATCtgcaaaaatttatatatcccAACTTACATTAATAGATGAAGACATCTTCAGGTCGAGGTCGCAATCTTTTTGGGCAATCTTCGTAAAACAATCCTAAATATCTCATTTAATTTTCACTTCACCTTCGAGTAAGTACCCCTTTAAATCGACCacaattaaaacaaaagcgGACAGGTGTACCTGGGTAATCTCAAAATAGCGTATGAATGGattgatgaaatatatttaaattaattcatcTTTTCATTTGCTCTGAATACCGTGGTCCCCAGAATAAATCAGTTTTGACGATTTAAATGTGAGGGAATGATGAATGAGGTAAGGAAATGATGATTGTTTATGGAatcgtattattcattatttaaatgtatttaaaattcGACTACGTTATATTAACTTagcaaattatgaaattaagcagaattgtaattgaaaagtttcaattagCAAAAATGTACGAAAACCGAGTCGATATTGTCTAGTCATTACCTCATAACTCATCATCCCCTCACTTTTAatcaaaatgaagaaatgaCGGTGAGGGAATgacaaaacaaatcataacctaaaaaaatttcGCAACATAACCTTTCGTTACCAGCTAGCTTTTCGCTATGCTTTCTACATCTAAAAACATactttcttcttctacttcttggagatctgtcgatctgttaattctgaagctgcctctgcatcttttcGTGAGAGGTGGATTGCCAACTATCTTTCCACCTTGTAGGTGGTCTCCCGGGAGGCCTTGAGCCGGGCGGGTTGTTTTCTAGAACTATTCTCGGAAGTCTGTTCTCGTCCATACGTCTTACATGATTGTACCACTGCCTCTTACGTTGTCTTCCCCATCTCACAATGTCTTGTGTCCCGCATTGCTCTTTGACATCTGTATTCCTTACTCTGTCTCTTCTTGTTTTCCCCACTATTGTTCTCAGTGTTTTCATCTCGGCCACCCTCAGCATTTGTTTCGACTTGTTGGTGTTCTCGCGGACATCCGTGCCGTACGTCATAATGGGTCTGATACAAGTCTTGCAGATTCTAATTTTGCTATCTTTGCGCATGTACGGGTTGGACCAGACTATATCTCGTAGGCATCTTGATAGTGCGTATGCTTTGTTAATCCGGCTTCTTAGGTCTTTAACTGGGTCGTGGGTACTTGATATGTCTATGCCCAGATATCTGAATTGTATAACTTGTTCTATGGGATTGTCCTCCTAACCACCAGTTTACATCTGAGCGGATCCTTCGCGATTGTCATACATTTGGTTTTGCTGATAGAAATGTTCATATTGAGTTGGCGGGCGGCTTACCAAGAAGAACTGGAAGAGTTGTCTCTGTAGGTCGTTTTCTGATTCGGCGATGATTGCTGCATCATCGGCGTAGCATACCATACCAACTCTTTTGTTGCCCATTCTGTATCCGAGGTTGAGACATGTTACTTTGCATATAAATTTATCCATGAGGAGATTAAACAAGAAGAGTCTTAAACTGTCACCCTGTCTAATTCCTCCCGGTGTTGggatattttcagtgaattgaTCTCCTACCTTGACCTTTGTTACGTTATTGTTATTTAGGTTATGGATTATGTCTCCCAACCGGACCCTATCAAACGCCTTTGTTAGGTCAATGTCATACTTAACTATGccaacaaaattgaaatattattattaccttttttattcttcattgtgatgtaatgtttaattaaaatgtaatcTTTAAAAAATGCAATCAAATCTTCTTCCAACATAATTACTCTAACAAACTTGAAGTTGATTCGCCATTCCGAACAAGTAACCGTACTAACAACTATCAAAAGCTAATGTGAGTATCATTAGTCCTCAAAAATATACCTACTTATGGATTGTTGGTAATGCTGTAAGGGAACGATTATTTTTCATGGGACACATTTTGAGTTAACATTGGACAAGTATTTAATGACTTAAGATCCtaaatttagaaaacttttGAAAGTTTGTTGTATTTACAATAGACAAGTAATAGTTCCAAacagattatttaaaaatttcttaataaaaactttagaCAATGTTCTAATCTGGATATTGGAACATTTTTAGTCTTAATTatgttcgaaaaaaaatcatatatatatatatatatatatatatatatatatatattttccagATTTCATGAGAATTACCCACCTACATGAAGTAAAACGCAAAGAAACCTTTTAGAAgatttattaaatcaaaaagtttatttgtttCAAGATATGccacaaataattttgataattttagattttttaccATGAGGGGAAAATTCAGTAGATTCTAAAAAATAAGTACCAAAAATGATTGTAACGATAATTTGAgaccaaaaaagtaaaatattgataaaacatttGGTGATAAATCTGGTTATCTGAGAGGCTACTTGATCATTAATCACCTAATCACCCGACGTTATGAAATAAATctgttatgaaaattattttgcaaataatattCTCATGTTTATAGTTGGTTAAGTGATAGAACAGTCTAGTACCTTCACAGTTACCAGTTGAGccaataatttgataatttgactAATGTGTATATGTTTTTACCATCTAAGGTAGAACTGAAGattaaactaaagtttaaactaTGATTTGAACTCTAGTTTAAGCCAAGAGTAAACAATATTGTTCTATTTTAGAGCTCACAGTTGAACAGACAGTTTTCTGCCAATTGC
Proteins encoded in this window:
- the LOC130903941 gene encoding L-2-hydroxyglutarate dehydrogenase, mitochondrial isoform X1; the encoded protein is MSKIVSEFSFKSWEYTVKRIFTTRSLTTSSDSNSANKNYDIVVVGGGIVGVATAREIINRHSNLRMALLEKETQLANHQTGHNSGVVHAGIYYKPGSLKAKLCVEGSQLSYKYFDSKKIPYKKCGKLIVATNREEIKKLKDLYARAITNKVPDIQYIEGEKAIKAIEPLCTGLEALWSPHTGIVDWALVTKYYAADFVERKGNVFLNFAVNGFHESKNPDYPIRICSTTNNSINAKYVLTCGGLQSDRLAVMSGCSKNPKIVPFRGEYLVLRYEKARLIKTNVYPVPDPRFPFLGVHVTPRMDGSVWLGPNAVLAFRREGYKWSDIHLGELLETITYPGFIKLGFKYLIPGAMEMIKSRIVSLQLRDVQKFLPTVTKGDIEKKITPAGVRAQALDGKGNLVDDFVFDKNTSGGPTASRILHCRNAPSPGATSSLAIAKMIAERCETEFNLKELISK
- the LOC130903941 gene encoding L-2-hydroxyglutarate dehydrogenase, mitochondrial isoform X2, with product MALLEKETQLANHQTGHNSGVVHAGIYYKPGSLKAKLCVEGSQLSYKYFDSKKIPYKKCGKLIVATNREEIKKLKDLYARAITNKVPDIQYIEGEKAIKAIEPLCTGLEALWSPHTGIVDWALVTKYYAADFVERKGNVFLNFAVNGFHESKNPDYPIRICSTTNNSINAKYVLTCGGLQSDRLAVMSGCSKNPKIVPFRGEYLVLRYEKARLIKTNVYPVPDPRFPFLGVHVTPRMDGSVWLGPNAVLAFRREGYKWSDIHLGELLETITYPGFIKLGFKYLIPGAMEMIKSRIVSLQLRDVQKFLPTVTKGDIEKKITPAGVRAQALDGKGNLVDDFVFDKNTSGGPTASRILHCRNAPSPGATSSLAIAKMIAERCETEFNLKELISK